The sequence GGCcttttgcttggggtttttaCAGTTAAATGCAGGTTCCCCCCTCTTTATTTAGGGTCTACATGCAAAAGGTTAAGAAGCGAGCACTTTGCCTGCCTGTGCCTTCTCAGCAATGGAAGTGGCTAGCAATGCCGTATCCCGCTAGTAACAGCTACTGTGAGCTCTCAGGGAACAGTCTGGCATTCCGTTTGAATGAATCTTGTCTGAGCCTGGTAAAAGTCCTTTGGAGTTGTTCCGGTATTTGGGAGTGGTTTCGGGGTggcttttttcctgtgctgtgatACAGTTACCCCAGGGATTGGTCACCCCGGCAGGGGATGCTAGTCTTCCCGTAGGGTTTTGAACTTCGGGTTCCCAGAAAGTCTTAATTAATGCCCCATCAACATTTTTGCTTGTGCCTCGCTTCAGTAAATAAGGAGCCATTTGTTATGGGTAAGATGGTCTTGTGAGGCCATGACTCAAGGGTGCTGTTTGCAGTAATTGACTCTCTATGGCCCATCTCACTTTAACACAGACTTAATGACTTTGATTATCTGGAACCTGGAGATAGAAGACATCCTTCTGCATGCTGGCTTACTTGGATCTAGTGTTACGCTAGTAATTGGGGGAGAAATGTCAGAGCTTTAGGGGATCTGAGGCTGTAGATCTAGAAAGCCAGGCAAAAGGGGAACACCCTTCCATTGACACTTTTTAACATCGAGGTTTCACACACAGTTCCTGCATGTAGTCCATTTATAGCTGAACaggtatttcaggaaaaatacttgATCTTGCTATCATGGCTGCttaaaagtgctttgaaattaACAAACTGATGACAATCCAGTTCCAGGATGCCTTGCTATTAAAACTCAGTCATCTTTGGAACTCCAAGAGTATCGGACCTCTGCAGACTGCACTCTCACCAGCCACATCGTAGCTTAGTAAAAGTGGTCTTACCGAGAGGATGCCTGGTCCCAGACTGAGAATTTTCTATAGTCAGGGAAGACTAAATAGTGCCAAGGCCGCCTTATTTAATTACAACTGAAGCTGCTCCTCGGTTAGCTTCCACCTTCAAGAAGTACTTCACAAGCTGAGGCTCTGGGGCAGGAAAACAGTGGCTCTAAGGCCTGAAGCAATGACAAGTTTGGCACTGCAGGAAGGAAGTAACAGGTGGCAAGGAAAGACTTGTACTCTGTTCCTCACGGCAGGTTGGTCACAACGAGCGTGAGGAACACTGATGACCTGTTTCTGTAAAGCTCATTactcagattttaatttaactcttaatcaaaaactgaaaaacttcTGGATTATACATCGTGATGCTGTGCCTTATCACTCTTTGAGGAAACAGCAAAGTGAAAACTGTTTGAAGTGTACACCTTACACTCTGATACTGCATCAGTTTGGTATTTCCCTGATGAAGTTGCTTAACCTTGTTCCTCTTCCCTTaccctcccccttcccaaaaAATCTTAAGTGTTTTTCTGTACGCAAGCCCTACAAATAAGGTCATGCTGTCACTACCTCACAGAAATTCTTTAACTAGTTTATAGGTTTTTGTTTAAAGGTGCTTTGCAGAGCTATTAACAGTACTAGACACTAAACATATTTTAAGTCAAAGAGGTGATGcaattcaaatattttccccaACTTATTGTAACCGTATTATTTTGCTAGTCACGAATCCTACCCTGAGACCTCAAAGAGCACCAACAGACTTTTGTTTCACCCGACAAACCAAATCCAGTTTTTAACAAGGTatgctcattttaaaaacaaatacaaaagtttAGTAAGTCTCTACGCTACATTTGCAAATTGCTTAATCTTAACAATACACAATATGTTCTTAATTCTGTTTATCACCAAAATTTATAATCTTCAGCTATCCAGTAAAGCCACAAACTAAGGTAGTTGAGCTCGTGTAGCCTGTgccaattaaaacaaaaaaagacagcagcaatGCAATGACATCATCTGTGAGTCAACCCTtacttccttttgctttttgtgtcaGTTGTTTGGAAAACACTAGACGCTGACATCAGATTTTCTATATATTGTCCAAGAACTTGgttttctgatttcagtttcAAGTTTTCTTCCTTAACAGCATCTACTCGTGCTGAGAGATCTGCGAAGGTGatattgtaagaaaaatattagatGTTATCACATACAATAATGAGTACCTTCTACGTGCCTACATCAAACTATTCACGCGTTCAATGAGGGAAACGTTGTCTATAAGGTACTATCTTAAAAGACACTGTGCTACTCGCAAGTTTTATCTAAAGCCcatttttcctgtattattttGCAGCAGAGTGTTTTGACCAACTCGTTCCGTAAACTTACTGTTAGTCTGTACCTTTATTCTTCTGAATTTTTGATTTAAGCTACTGCAGACTAAACCGTACAGAAACAAAAGTTCAGTGATGAGCAGACTCAAAGATACATGTCAGCTAATGAGCCTGGGAAAGTTCACTGTTGCCCCCTTCTGCCTGATGTGTATTATATGTCAAGCAAACATCATGTTGCAGAAAGAGGGGGCAAAAAATAGTTGAGACCTTGCTTATGTACCTTCAGCTGCCCAAGTGACATACTTCTAGACACTTTGGCTAAGGTAGGGCAGAGCAGTAAGGTTCTCTTGCTTTGCTCATTGCTGCCTGCTTGTAAAAAACCCAGTGCTGATGCATCAAACTGCTGACCTTCAAGTGTGTGCTGCAGTTCCAACACTTGGTTAATAAGCCGTGTTTTCTCTTCTAATTCCACCTGATTTTCAGCCTCAACAGCTGCAATAAATCATACGAGTTTGAATACAACCTCTGGAACAGCTGGAAATCATACCaagtagaaaaaataagaacattaaGAACTTATACCATCCATGTCGGCATTCATCATTGTAGAATGGGCTCTCTCCACTGTTGAAGAGTGTATTCCGGAATGATGGTCTGCTTAAAgataaacaacaacaacaaaacaaaaagctgaggCAAGAGTAAACCTAACCGCCTTTGGGGTTTCGGTGCATTTTCTAACCGCTGTTGAAAGCCAGCGCTCCAGCCTGAGGCAGAGCAACATTTCTTAACGTTCTCGGGTTATTTTTCCTAGAGCTTTAGGCAGTACGTAAACATGATTCTTCAAGTAACTACGCTTCAGCGTACAAAAATAACAGCTCTGGCTTACTCTAGATCCGCATAAAATAACCCGGCGTGTCGGCGATGCCGTTACCGCCCTCCCAGCGCCGATCCTTCTGGAACGGGCGGTtcaggcggcggcggggccctgccctgcccaccccgCGTCGCGGCCATCACGGAGGCCGAGCCCGCGGGGCCACCgcccctccccgcgccccccggcggctctgcccctgcccgcagggcggcccggcagcgccgggggcagcgggcagcgcCGCAGCGGGCTTCAGCGCAGGACCCGCCGGAGCGCCGCGGCCCTCCCGCGCAGcaccccgcgccgcccgcccccagCACCGCGGCCTGGAGCACCGCCCGCCCCTTCCCGAGCGGCCGTGGCCCGGCGCGCCGCCCCGCCTCCTCACCTGCCGCCGCCGGCTCCCTACGGGCtgcgcccccccgcccggcccggccccgccccggcccggcccggcccggccccggccgccgctcTGCGCCTGCGCCGCCTCCCCGCTGGCTGGCCCTGCGCGCGCGCACGGCTGCGCCCGCGCCAGCCAATGGGCGTGGCCTCGGCACCCCctggcgggcgggcgggcggatCTCCGCGGGCGCCCCGCCCCTTGCCGCGTGCGGGGCGCGTGTGCCGGctggcggggcgcggggagccCCGCTCCTCCGGCCTGGTGCGGGCTGCGCCAGCGCGGCCGGCCCAACCCCCCCCCGCACGCCCCGCACACACACAGGcgccggccgggcccccccgcaCACAAATAGTTGCCTCGAAGCCCACATGCATAACCCATGGTATGTCTATAGGGACTGTGTAGCTTAAACCATATATTGCAGTGAAATACATCGATATTGCACCCATGTGTTGCAAGACTGTATCTggttataaataaataatttgatgCTGTGTAAATACTCAGGGGGATAAGGTATTTGGGAACTGTGccctctgctgtgcttttttaatacacttcagaaaatacatttttatcatttacCTCTTCTGGGTGCCTCCACAGTATTATTAACAGTGTGTTAATAACTTCTTTTTACATGATAATTTCAAGTTACCAATTTATAGTCTCAAGGGTATTGCTAAGCTTCTTACAGAGAAGTGTTTCAAGTGGCAGTTAGGATCTTGTGaccttttacaaaaaaaccccaacaaacccaaaacaaaatgGTGTAGtactccttaaaaaaaaaaaaaaaaaaaaaaaagtgtttatacTGTTGGGTAAAGTTCTGTGAGCTGGTCAAAATTCTGAGGTGGTTATAGCAAAATGTGTGTGGATCCTAACTTCAGACTGAGTGTTAGGGCTCAGGCTAGTTCAATCTCAAATAGGTTGTtggcaattttttatttttttttcctgtagggATGAAGAAATGGATGGGGAGTGGGAAGCTCCTCAGATCCCTAATCCAAAGTGTGAGACTGCACCTGGTTGTGGACACTGGGTGCGTCCTATGAAGAATAACCCAAACtataaaggaaaatggaaagcacCTCTGATCTATAATCCTAACTATCAGGTAATAGCAATACTGTAGGTTGTTAAAAGATAGAGATTTCAACAGAGCGAGCGAGtcaagtatatatatatttaaatataaagtaTATTTAGCTAGGCTCTTTCAcagtatatttatatttaaaatgagttTGAATACACTCACTGAACATTTTGAGCTTTTTTGTATTGAatgcacctttttttctttacgtATACtagaaaatagaaatgctttctATAGTAAAACACTTTCTCTGTTGGAAGTTGCTTTTGCAGTGATTTGCACTGGTACCGCTTATTTAATGTGCTCTGTAGAATTGTATTCTGAATTATGTTAtcatttaatgaaatacttttctcttttgttggGGTTTGAAGTATGGGTCTGTTAAAAGAATGAAACCTTTCAGTAAGCAGATTGATGTACTAGGTCAAGTTTTAGAGGAAGCATCAATTTTGGATAACTAAATTCCCCTCCGCCCCTCCAGATAGAAGAGGTAGTCAGTTGGATATTAAAGGTAGTTACATTGTATTAGTTATGGCTGGGGTTGTGTTGAGCCTAAGGGCCTAAGCACATTTGTAAACAAAATTTGGCTCCGATTTGCACAGGTGTTACAAGGCTGAATTTTCCTACCCTAAAATTTTCACTAACCTGTCTGGTTACAGTCGCTGTCAGTTTATATACTGGAAGGGACCATGTGGATCATGGAAGGCATTTCCCCTGCAGTCTTAGGCCAGCAGGCAATAGATGCTTACCTCGGAAGATTTCATCACTGGCCACAAAATATTGtacatttatgaaaatatatgtgctgtattcacagaatcacagaacaatCGGGGTTGGGTGGCACCTCTGGAGACCTCCCAGCCCAACCCCTGCCAAAGCGGGGTCACCCAGAGCGGGCTGCACAGGATCACGTCCAGGCGGGTTCtgagtgtctccagagaaggagaccccccagcccctctgggcagcctgccccagcgcTCTGCCACCCTCACGGTGAAGAAGTTCTCCCTCACGTTCAgagggagctgcctgtgcctcggcgtgtgcccgttgcccctcgccctgtcgctgggcaccgctggcagagcctggccccgtcctcctggcGCTGGCCCTGAAGCTGTTTGCAGCCATCGCTCAGAGCCCTCTCAGCCCTCCCTTCCCCGGGCTGAGCAGCCGCAGGTGTCCCGGCCTGCCCTCCCCCGGGAGGTGCCCaggcccctcaccccctgcgcagcccccgccgggccctccccagcagctccccgtctctggaactggggagcccagcgctgggcacgGCGCTCCCGGGGcggcctccccagggcagagccgaggggcagggtcacctccctgcgcctgctggccacgctcctcctcatgccccccGGGGCGCCACCGGCCTCCTGGGCCACCGGGGCTGGCTGCCGGCCcgggggcagctgctgtgccccgGCACTGcccggcccttccccgcagagctgcctccccgcaggcagcccccagcccctgctggtgcgtggggctgtgcccccccggggcagggcctggcaccggcctctgctgggctccatcaggtccctcctgcccagctctccagcctgcccagctctcgccggatggcagcgcagcctctggggcatcagccgctcctcccgccTTTGTaccagccaccagcctgctgaGGGGACGCTCTGTGCCTTCGCCCAGGTCACCGGTGAATCGGCTGAACGGgactgggcccagcactgagccctgggcagcaccgCTGgccacaggcctccagctgggctctgcgctGCTGGTCACAGTCCTCTCGGCTCCGCCGTTCAGCCAGTTCTGTCCACCTCACTGTCAGCTCATGTAAGGTGCTAAAGCACTTCGTGTTAGGAGAGAGAATTGCTTCAAATAACTCAATTTTGCCTTTCATTCATGTAAACTAAGTTGTGTGTTACTCCCTTGTACAAGTTCTTGTGACTAAGTATCTCAGACTCCTATATTAGTAGAGGGAAAAACATGACCTGAAAGGTGATTCTGAGCAAGGCCAGAGGGAGGTGGCTCTGCCCTCCTCATGCCAGGTAGTTTGCTGCAGAGCcactttatttcccttttttccctagCTGCAGTTTTAGCCACTGCTTTTTAACAAGACACTGGTCTCAGTTTCACTCAACCCTTCTTTTTACTGTAAGCGCTGATGGATAAAGTTGTCCCTCTCTGTTTCTCTAAGCGTTCTGGATTGCTGCATTACTTCTTAACATGCATTAAACTCTTAATCTAATGAAGGCTGCAGTATTTGATCCAAGAAATATATGCATAcgtacatgtatatatatatacacgcacAAATATCTAGCACCACAGTGTGTAAGCGATACTGTAAATTATCAAAATATTATTAGAGGTGGTCTTTAACGAAACTCCCTTCTGAACTGttttaatattagaaaattattttcatcttattctaaataaaaatactcttaCATTAAGAATACACTTCTACATTAATTAACCCATTTAATACAAATCCATGCACAAGTGTACAGTGCAGTTTATTTCTCGCTGTCTGCTGTTACGATGCAATGCATGTGCAGGAGAATGAGGGCACAACCATGCTGCAAGTATTAAGGAAGCAATCCAGGAATTCTGCACATTAACAGGTAGATGTCCAAGGTGGATTGTAATTtctcaaaaacatttcaaatcagACTACTGTGGTAtaccttctgttttcaaatttaTATTGAGTTTTGCCTTGTGACCAAGAATTAAATATCAGTACATACTGACTGTCAAATTATAGGAtccaaaactttatttaaataatttactttctaCAAAAATATAGTCATACATAATACccttattattttctgtatttaattcaATGCACAATTCACTGAAAAGATTTACAATCCTCCAAACAATACCTCTTTAATTTTCAAGTTATTCAAATGGTAAATTGTAGGCacttcctatttaaaaaatattaaacataacTTATGCTACATTAAGGCTGAAACACACTTCTGTTAAGTTTGAgattcattttcatgttttcaagtTGTTCCTATTTCTGTGGACTGCTCTAAATACTTGCAATGAATAttgacaacttttttttcagtttctattttcCCTCCAAAACTGACTAGTTCTTAGTGGAGTTGAAAACTGTGTccttaacatttttcaaaaacatccATATTTTTAGTTCTGGTGAAACTTACCATACTTTTTTGCTTAAGTCCCTGAGACAGGCTGTTAATGCCTTATCAATTGCTTATCACCATATGTATCGAATGTTGCCATGCTAAGGTGAGATTTTTATATAAGACACCTTATCAAGAATATCTTATAGAAATTACTAACATAACTGGGTTCTTTATATCTCTTAACTATTAAATCTTTATATAAAGAATATTATCTCAACTCTTTCCTAATACACAGTATTAAGAATTAAATGGGtttggatttgttctttttaccCAGCCagttttttgttgctgttggcCTAGTTTACAAGCAATTTGTAACAAGTGACATGgcaaaagaaattgtttttttcagttttcagatgcCTTGATAagtacctgaaaaaaaccaaaaatacattattttctaaaatctgCAGAAGCATTGCCTAAGACATTAGCTTTTCCCTTGTTCCAACTATAGCTATAGTTTAAGGCTGTAGTAATTCTCAGTAATTCTCTCCAGTTACTTCTGCCAAATACTTTCTACTTATGGGTTCACATGCATTCAGAAACTTGGGTGAAacatgaataataataaaaaaaatatcacatgtTCATCTGGAAAAATTTGCACATTATACCTAATATCCAAGATAGTGACTGGAAAAGCTAGAAAAGTCTCCCTGTCTcctttggttggttggtttatCATGACCCAAATTCTGGTGGCTGTACTTACAGCACTGCAGAACTGGAGAATTGCCCCATTTGAGTATTTCCAGCACTTTCTATGAAGTAAATTTAAGTTCTCCCCTGAATAATTACTATAATTCAAAGTTCCATTcgaaattaaataaaaattaatgattaTCAATACTGTATGGTAAGAAGAACTGAAATTCATTTaataaagttttaattaaaatgtttttattaacatGCTTACCTCACTAATGATTGCCCATACAGGAGAATCAGAATTGACCAATAAACGAATAGCCTGTATTTTTCCTATTGACTGATCGACACTGCCTTCTGCaattccattttcaaaagcccctaaataaaaaataaaacaagaccTGTAAAAGCTTATATCAGAATGAAATACGCTTCCAAGTAAATTTATACAAAAGCTCTAAATTCCAAATTATAAATTAACTCCAGCGATATGACATTAGGGGAAAAACTCTTTTGGAAGAGGTCAAACAGTAAGATGAAGCTATAAACAAGAAGGATTCATTCCTTCAGTTACAGCAACTAGGAGCTGGAGaagaatacaagaaaataaagaaccTATAGctacaaatgttaaaaaaaaaatttatatgtGTTAGTAGTGACCACATACATATGGCGCACATGTTCATGTAAATAATCTAAAAgagctttttctgaaaagtaagattatttttaaaaatacatttttaggaACCATGGACCagttctgctgcattttttcacCAGTTCAATGCTTTTGAACTAACCTTGTTAAACTGGCAGTAAATCGCTGCAGACAAATGAAAAACGCTCATCCCATGTATGATATTAATTTTTGATCAACTTGCTTGTGCAACTGTGAGTTGCCAGCATTTCAGTTTGGACCTCTACTTAGAACAAAACAGCCATGAGGAGCTAGGAGAGAGGAGCCGAGGTGGGAGAGAGGAGCAAGTCAAAGCAAACCAGAAGCCCTTGTGAGGTGCAAGTGGTTCATTGGGAGAAAAGTGCAGTTATGTGgtagaaaagacagaagaaagtgGCAAGCAAAGCATATCTCCCAATAGTCTGTTTCTGTTTGCATAGTAGCATTTTAGTTGAGGTAACAGCAGAACCTGGGCCTTGGCAAACACGCGGAGAATCCCCAGTTCATTTAAGAGAAGCCCCGCACCACcctgaggaaggaagaaggggaagcaAGGGTGGGGGTCAAAAGGGGGTTCTCCATTGCCTTATGCTTCCCCTTCATTTCAGGTTGGAGCACAAGCTAATGCTGTCATAATCAAGAAATCCTTATCTTCAGCTAAGGCTGCAAAATCCAAACCAGAATCAATTATCCGATGTTgggggctgaccctggctggacaccaggtgcccaccggAGCCGCCCTGtcactgccctccccagccgggcagggggagagaaaatgcagcaaaaggCGCCTGGTtgagacagggacagggagcgCCCTCCGTTACCGCCATGGGCAAAAAGGAcctgacttggggaaattagtttcatttattACCAATCAGGTCAGAGTAGGGTAACGAGAAATAGACCCAAACCtcaaaaccaccttccccccacagctcccttcttcctgggttTACCTTCCCGCCCGATTGTCTctcccccgccaccccccagcagcgcaggggaGCAGGGGTCACCTCAGCCCCCCACACGCTGTCCCTGCCGCCCCTTCCCCCGCAGGGGACccctcacaccctgccctgccccagccgggacccccggcaggcagccccccaccgcagcccctcaggcccggCCGGCTCCAGCGTGGGCCGCCTGGCATCGGCTCCATCAGACACgggggaagcttccagcagcttctcacagaagccgcccctgtagcccccccccgctaccaaaaccttgccacacaaacccaatacatcCTGTTAAGACCTTGCAGAGACTGCAGTTAATGTGCAGTAGCGCAAAGGGTTTCTTTTTGTCACTAGTTCACCTTGGAATGTTGTATTTATTACAGAGTTAATAAAACtctcaaatgcagaaatattctATATGTAAGAACAAAATTTCTGGTTCCAAAGTGACAGTAATCAATTtacctatttttaaatatccGTCTTTGGTTGCTGGGTAGTTAAATTTACCTCCATTGTCAACCAGTTCTTTCCTTAGcatttcctgtaaaaaaaacaaaacaataaaatctccagaaatattttctaggGCATGACATTTTATGCTGAACATCACTGTGCATTACAGTTGGAAATGAGAGACTTACATCAGCTGGCAACACTTCCACGGTGGTGTTAAACAGTTTGTCACCTGGGTGCTCCATGTTACCACTCCTGAAAAAATACCTGATGATATGAAGGTATATTATTTCCAGGTATTCTATACTTTAGAAAAGTTCTAGGGAAGTAATTCTTTCCAGATTTGATAGAAAgttttaaatacctttt comes from Falco naumanni isolate bFalNau1 chromosome 1, bFalNau1.pat, whole genome shotgun sequence and encodes:
- the LOC121081080 gene encoding short coiled-coil protein B isoform X1 gives rise to the protein MMNADMDAVEAENQVELEEKTRLINQVLELQHTLEDLSARVDAVKEENLKLKSENQVLGQYIENLMSASSVFQTTDTKSKRKNLHAVRPAEVAYQKLLLVRPTNTSWK
- the LOC121081080 gene encoding short coiled-coil protein isoform X2 — encoded protein: MMNADMDAVEAENQVELEEKTRLINQVLELQHTLEDLSARVDAVKEENLKLKSENQVLGQYIENLMSASSVFQTTDTKSKRK